A stretch of Kyrpidia spormannii DNA encodes these proteins:
- a CDS encoding ribose-phosphate diphosphokinase, translating into MRYRDAKLKVFTGNSNPALVREVVEHVGVELGRSRVTRFSDGEIQVKIEESVRGCDVFVVQSTSAPINENLMELLIMVDALKRASAKRINVVVPYYGYARQDRKARPREPITAKLVANLIETAGAHRVIAMDLHAGQIQGFFDIPVDHLLAQPILASYFQDKGLKDVVVVSPDMGGVTRARGMAQRLGASIAIIDKRRPEPNVAEVMNIIGDIDGKTAVMIDDIIDTAGTITQGAKALLERGAKEVYACCTHAVLSGPAMERLRESEIREVVVTNTIPLKESPALDKLVVLSVAPLIGDAIIRVHEDLSVSTLFNT; encoded by the coding sequence GCGAAGTTAAAAGTGTTCACAGGAAACTCGAATCCCGCTTTGGTTCGGGAGGTCGTGGAGCACGTCGGGGTGGAATTGGGACGATCCCGGGTGACCCGTTTTAGCGACGGGGAGATTCAGGTTAAGATTGAAGAAAGCGTTCGGGGTTGCGACGTTTTCGTCGTTCAATCAACCTCTGCGCCGATCAATGAGAACTTGATGGAATTGCTGATCATGGTGGATGCCCTCAAACGTGCATCTGCAAAACGGATCAATGTCGTCGTGCCCTATTATGGGTATGCCCGGCAAGATCGCAAGGCCAGGCCTCGGGAGCCGATCACGGCAAAACTCGTGGCAAACCTCATCGAGACGGCAGGGGCCCATCGGGTGATTGCCATGGATCTGCATGCGGGGCAGATTCAGGGTTTTTTTGACATCCCTGTGGATCATCTGCTGGCCCAACCGATCCTCGCCAGTTATTTTCAGGATAAAGGGTTGAAAGACGTGGTGGTGGTTTCACCGGACATGGGAGGTGTCACCCGGGCCCGGGGGATGGCCCAGCGTCTCGGGGCCTCGATCGCCATTATCGATAAACGCCGTCCTGAGCCCAATGTTGCGGAGGTCATGAACATCATCGGCGACATTGATGGAAAGACGGCCGTGATGATCGACGATATCATCGATACGGCGGGCACCATCACCCAAGGGGCGAAGGCGTTGCTCGAACGGGGGGCAAAGGAAGTATATGCCTGCTGCACCCATGCAGTTTTGTCGGGACCGGCAATGGAGCGCCTGCGGGAATCCGAGATCCGCGAGGTCGTCGTGACGAACACGATTCCGCTGAAGGAATCGCCTGCTCTGGACAAGCTGGTGGTGCTGTCGGTAGCTCCCTTGATCGGAGATGCCATTATCCGGGTGCACGAAGACCTGTCGGTGAGTACCCTGTTTAATACTTGA
- a CDS encoding 50S ribosomal protein L25: MSAQVLPLETRTDLRRSVLTHLRRSGRIPGVVYGKGREPVPVSVEEARLLKMQTGHETALVDIELPGQGRLPAVIQEIQRDPVTRKILHVDFHVVMLDEPVDVEVPVQVQGIEEVDKRGLVAQVLLRHLRIRCLPTEIPEHLRVDVSRAEEGEVVRAADVELPNGAHLLEEADEVVVNISAAGAGAGAGEALPEEPKEPEMVHDTEGKGRTE; the protein is encoded by the coding sequence GTGAGTGCCCAAGTGTTACCTCTGGAGACCCGAACTGATCTGCGCCGCAGTGTACTGACACATCTGCGGCGGTCCGGGCGGATTCCGGGCGTCGTGTACGGTAAGGGCCGTGAGCCGGTGCCGGTGTCCGTAGAAGAGGCTCGGCTGTTGAAGATGCAAACGGGGCACGAGACAGCTTTGGTCGATATCGAGTTGCCGGGCCAAGGGCGTTTGCCCGCAGTGATCCAAGAGATTCAGAGGGATCCCGTAACCCGCAAAATCTTGCATGTGGATTTTCACGTCGTCATGTTGGACGAACCTGTCGACGTAGAGGTGCCGGTGCAAGTTCAGGGCATAGAAGAAGTCGACAAACGGGGACTGGTGGCGCAGGTTCTTTTACGGCACCTGCGCATTCGGTGCCTGCCGACGGAAATTCCTGAACACCTGCGGGTGGATGTGAGTCGCGCTGAAGAGGGCGAGGTCGTCCGCGCGGCCGACGTAGAACTGCCGAACGGGGCTCATCTGCTGGAGGAAGCGGACGAAGTCGTGGTCAATATCAGTGCCGCCGGTGCCGGTGCAGGTGCCGGAGAGGCTCTGCCGGAGGAGCCAAAAGAACCGGAGATGGTTCACGATACCGAGGGGAAGGGCCGCACGGAGTAG
- the pth gene encoding aminoacyl-tRNA hydrolase, translated as MWLIAGLGNPGPQYAQTRHNAGFMVIDRLAARWSVSVTSRGFHSLTASTRVGEEQVLLLKPQTFMNESGLAVGEAMRWYRLDPECLIVVYDDMDLPPGKVRLRYKGSSGGHNGMKSILQHLGTETFGRVRIGIGRPMEGRSVIDHVLSPFSPDELSTLHPALDRAVELIEIAVQEGFEKAISKA; from the coding sequence ATGTGGTTAATTGCGGGGCTCGGCAATCCCGGGCCGCAGTACGCCCAAACGCGCCACAACGCTGGCTTCATGGTGATAGACCGATTGGCCGCACGATGGAGCGTGAGTGTGACGAGCCGGGGCTTTCACAGTCTGACCGCAAGTACCCGGGTGGGCGAAGAGCAAGTGTTGTTGTTGAAGCCTCAAACCTTTATGAACGAGAGTGGCCTGGCGGTGGGCGAGGCAATGAGATGGTATCGCCTCGATCCGGAATGCCTGATCGTCGTTTATGATGACATGGACCTGCCCCCGGGCAAAGTCAGGTTGCGCTACAAAGGATCGTCGGGCGGCCATAACGGCATGAAATCGATACTCCAACACCTGGGAACGGAAACCTTTGGGCGGGTGAGAATTGGCATCGGCCGGCCGATGGAAGGGCGAAGTGTGATTGATCACGTCCTTTCCCCGTTTTCCCCGGACGAACTCTCCACCCTTCATCCCGCATTGGACCGGGCTGTAGAATTGATTGAGATTGCCGTGCAGGAAGGATTTGAAAAGGCCATTTCAAAAGCTTAA
- a CDS encoding anti-sigma-F factor Fin, whose translation MRIIYVCRHCHHYLGEVDGSRVSPSALGFHSLTPEERADIMTTDPHEGCIYVNTVCEFCQQALEANPELTLIRTPLQ comes from the coding sequence GTGCGAATCATCTATGTGTGCCGTCATTGTCATCACTACCTCGGGGAAGTGGATGGAAGCCGCGTGTCCCCCTCGGCTTTGGGTTTCCATTCGTTGACACCCGAAGAACGGGCCGATATAATGACTACGGATCCCCACGAAGGGTGTATCTATGTCAACACGGTGTGCGAATTCTGCCAGCAGGCTCTAGAGGCGAATCCTGAACTGACCTTGATTCGCACGCCACTCCAGTAG
- the mfd gene encoding transcription-repair coupling factor: MERLIQYVSEHPGFRTLMEGLDERIEEQWVTGLSGTAAHVMMAALRRETGKPMLIVTHNLQEAQQLYDDCLEFLPNDRVLLFPEREAALLDVAAYSPELAAERMDVLTRLAKGENILLIAPARAVDQPLPDLEIFRSFLLSIKAGDVLKRDEWVDRLLQMGYEAADRVEARGQLAVRGGIVDVFPLTHERAYRIEFFDDEIDAIRVFDPETQRSVDQVTACEIGPNTEVLAPKERIQAVARVVRSQWERQREKFADEGHRERVDRYIGEDVRRMETGYPFTGLLRYIHLLYPRPGGLLTWMPVDAICVYAEPIRIRDSLKQREREEQEWELHGLEKGELLSGLHRPTMAGDAGLSGHRQRVLFSLLARHTAANRRVISVPARSMQQFHGQMNVLKQEWDRWCRTGQRVVLVAANGERAERLRRVLEDYGMSADLTSEWSKQANRPQIVLGGISSGFEMPDLKLVVVTEQEIFTAKRRHRRVSTVSDAERIKNYQDLKVGDYVVHVNHGIGQYMGIQTLEIEGIHKDYLYIRYAGNDKLYVPIDQIDQVQKYIGGEDKQPKLYHLGGTEWAKVKNRVRSSIRDIAEELVKLYAQRMASPGHAFSPDTPWQKEFEAMFPYRETPDQLKAIEEIKRDMEQPRPMDRLLCGDVGYGKTEVAMRAAFKAVMDGKQVAVLVPTTVLAQQHYETFRERFHGFPISIDVVSRFRTRGEMSQVLKQLRAGTVDIIIGTHRLLQKDVKFKDLGLLIVDEEQRFGVTHKERLKQLKTNVDCLTLTATPIPRTLHMSMLGVRDLSIIETPPENRFPVQTYVLEYDDLLAKEAIEREIGRGGQVYFLYNKVQDIEQMADHVRRLVPDAKVAVAHGQMPEDHLELVMLEFLHGEHDVLVTTTIIETGLDIPNVNTLIVYDADHLGLSQLYQLRGRVGRSNRIAYAYFTYQPEKVLTEVAEKRLQAIKEFTELGSGFKIALRDLSIRGAGNLLGPEQHGFIASVGFDLYSDMLADAIRELKGESLPQVVEPQVELAVDAYLPERYIPDSMQKIEIYKKFVSCRRLEDVDDLQEEIEDRFGDIPQEVLNLLAVTRIKIWAIRHDFKSISQQGSEVTLKLHERQNKHVQGDRLFDLTKRFRERIKLTAGQNITMTLRMRGLTAEQSLKLLLEFMEAFQDVVKGQEELQNVL, translated from the coding sequence TTGGAACGATTGATCCAATATGTTTCCGAACATCCGGGATTTCGAACACTGATGGAAGGCCTGGATGAGCGGATAGAAGAGCAATGGGTCACGGGGTTGTCCGGGACGGCGGCGCACGTCATGATGGCTGCGCTACGGCGGGAAACCGGCAAGCCGATGCTCATCGTTACCCATAATCTTCAGGAAGCACAACAGTTGTATGATGATTGTCTTGAATTTCTTCCGAACGACCGCGTTCTCCTGTTTCCCGAACGCGAGGCGGCGCTGCTCGATGTGGCGGCTTACAGTCCGGAACTCGCGGCCGAGCGCATGGACGTTTTGACGCGATTGGCGAAGGGAGAAAACATCCTGTTGATCGCTCCGGCCCGGGCAGTGGACCAGCCCCTTCCAGATCTCGAAATATTCCGTTCCTTCCTCCTGTCTATAAAGGCCGGAGACGTTTTAAAAAGGGATGAATGGGTGGATCGGCTCCTCCAGATGGGGTATGAAGCCGCCGATCGAGTGGAAGCGCGAGGGCAATTGGCAGTCCGGGGCGGCATCGTCGACGTTTTTCCCCTCACGCACGAACGCGCTTACAGGATCGAATTTTTCGACGACGAGATCGACGCCATTCGGGTGTTTGACCCGGAAACGCAGCGGTCTGTCGACCAAGTAACAGCTTGCGAGATCGGACCGAACACCGAGGTTCTGGCCCCGAAAGAGCGAATTCAAGCGGTGGCCCGGGTCGTGCGAAGCCAGTGGGAGCGGCAGCGAGAAAAATTCGCCGACGAAGGCCATCGGGAACGAGTGGACCGATATATCGGGGAAGACGTCCGGCGCATGGAGACCGGCTACCCTTTTACCGGACTGCTGCGTTATATCCACCTTCTGTATCCGCGTCCCGGGGGGCTTTTAACCTGGATGCCCGTGGACGCCATTTGTGTATACGCGGAACCCATCCGAATTCGGGACAGCCTGAAACAACGGGAGCGGGAGGAACAGGAGTGGGAGTTGCACGGCCTGGAAAAGGGCGAGTTGCTCTCTGGCCTCCACCGTCCTACTATGGCTGGGGATGCCGGTCTCTCGGGACACCGGCAGAGGGTGTTGTTCTCCTTGCTCGCCCGGCACACGGCCGCCAACCGGCGCGTGATTTCGGTGCCGGCCCGTTCTATGCAGCAATTCCATGGCCAGATGAACGTCTTGAAACAAGAATGGGACCGGTGGTGCCGAACGGGCCAGCGAGTGGTCCTGGTGGCGGCGAACGGAGAACGGGCCGAGCGGTTGCGCCGGGTGCTGGAAGACTACGGTATGTCTGCAGATCTGACTTCTGAATGGTCCAAACAGGCCAATCGACCGCAAATTGTCTTGGGAGGAATCTCGTCCGGCTTCGAGATGCCAGATCTCAAGTTGGTCGTGGTGACCGAGCAGGAGATTTTTACTGCCAAACGCCGACATCGCCGAGTGTCCACCGTTTCAGATGCGGAAAGGATCAAGAATTACCAGGACCTGAAAGTTGGCGACTACGTGGTTCACGTAAACCACGGTATCGGGCAATACATGGGAATCCAAACCTTGGAGATCGAAGGGATTCACAAAGATTATCTGTACATTCGCTATGCTGGAAATGACAAATTGTACGTACCTATCGATCAAATCGATCAGGTCCAAAAATACATCGGCGGCGAAGACAAGCAGCCAAAATTGTATCATCTCGGCGGAACCGAGTGGGCCAAGGTCAAAAACCGCGTCCGCTCCTCCATCCGGGATATCGCAGAGGAACTGGTCAAACTCTATGCTCAGCGAATGGCCTCGCCCGGCCATGCATTCTCCCCGGATACCCCCTGGCAGAAAGAGTTTGAAGCGATGTTCCCATACCGGGAGACGCCGGATCAATTAAAGGCCATCGAAGAGATTAAGCGGGATATGGAGCAGCCTCGACCCATGGACCGACTGCTGTGCGGGGATGTTGGTTACGGGAAAACGGAAGTCGCAATGCGCGCCGCGTTTAAAGCCGTGATGGACGGTAAGCAGGTGGCCGTCCTCGTACCCACGACGGTGCTTGCCCAGCAACATTACGAGACGTTTCGGGAGCGTTTCCACGGTTTTCCGATCTCCATTGATGTGGTCAGCCGGTTTCGCACCCGTGGCGAAATGAGTCAGGTCTTGAAACAATTACGAGCAGGCACCGTAGACATCATCATCGGTACCCATCGACTCCTGCAGAAGGACGTGAAATTCAAGGACTTAGGTCTCCTGATTGTGGATGAAGAACAACGTTTTGGCGTTACACATAAAGAAAGGCTCAAGCAACTCAAGACCAACGTGGACTGCCTGACCCTCACCGCGACACCGATTCCCCGGACTCTTCACATGTCCATGCTGGGAGTGCGGGATCTGTCGATTATCGAGACTCCGCCGGAAAATCGGTTCCCGGTCCAGACCTACGTGTTGGAGTATGACGACTTGCTGGCTAAAGAGGCGATCGAACGGGAAATTGGCCGGGGCGGCCAAGTATATTTTTTGTACAACAAAGTACAGGACATTGAACAAATGGCAGATCACGTGAGACGTCTGGTCCCCGATGCCAAGGTGGCGGTGGCCCACGGGCAGATGCCGGAAGATCACCTCGAACTGGTGATGCTGGAGTTCTTGCACGGAGAACACGATGTGCTCGTGACCACCACCATCATCGAGACGGGTTTGGATATTCCAAACGTTAACACGCTCATTGTTTACGATGCGGATCATCTCGGACTGTCGCAGCTTTATCAGCTTCGGGGCCGAGTCGGACGATCTAACCGGATTGCGTATGCGTATTTCACCTACCAGCCCGAAAAGGTGCTGACCGAAGTGGCGGAAAAAAGGCTTCAAGCGATCAAGGAGTTTACGGAACTGGGAAGTGGGTTTAAAATCGCCCTCAGGGACCTGTCTATCCGAGGGGCCGGGAACCTACTGGGGCCGGAACAGCACGGGTTTATCGCATCGGTGGGGTTTGACCTGTACAGCGACATGCTCGCTGATGCGATTCGAGAGCTCAAGGGTGAATCCTTACCTCAAGTGGTCGAACCTCAAGTGGAACTGGCTGTGGATGCTTATTTGCCCGAGCGGTACATTCCGGATTCCATGCAGAAGATCGAGATTTACAAGAAATTCGTGTCGTGTCGGCGGTTGGAGGATGTCGACGATCTGCAGGAAGAGATCGAAGACCGCTTTGGGGATATTCCCCAAGAGGTTCTCAACCTATTGGCGGTGACCCGCATCAAGATCTGGGCGATACGGCATGATTTCAAGTCGATTTCCCAGCAGGGTAGTGAGGTCACGTTAAAACTGCATGAGAGACAAAACAAGCACGTCCAGGGCGACCGACTGTTTGACCTGACCAAGCGGTTCCGGGAGCGGATCAAGCTCACCGCAGGGCAGAACATCACAATGACGCTGCGCATGCGGGGGTTGACGGCGGAACAGTCGTTGAAATTGCTTCTGGAGTTCATGGAGGCGTTTCAAGACGTTGTCAAAGGGCAGGAGGAACTGCAAAATGTCTTATAG
- a CDS encoding peptidylprolyl isomerase encodes MSYSRLAGAVFVTLFAILALAGCGSSDVVATFDGGQVHRAELDKQFKLQRLLIAPQYPDTPQNRLEVLQQYIVMHDILDQKAKQEGITVSDKELSDTVAQYRQQLIQYVYGNVDALNKKMTELGLTDNDLKTLAMDDIFSQKYFAKHLSVSDEEVQAYYKDHPADYTIAKVAHILVKTKQEAEQVKARLLKGESFAQVAKEVSLDPSKDQGGELPEGPLSQWVGPFQDAAMKLPIGQISDPVQTQFGWHIIRVDSRKVEPLSQVKDQITNKVMQMKEQQWFNQAKQDAHITIEDPALKQAAGGP; translated from the coding sequence ATGTCTTATAGCCGCTTGGCCGGCGCTGTTTTTGTCACTCTTTTTGCGATCCTGGCGCTGGCGGGTTGCGGAAGTTCGGATGTGGTGGCCACTTTCGACGGGGGCCAGGTGCACCGGGCGGAGTTGGACAAACAATTCAAGCTCCAGAGGTTGTTGATTGCGCCTCAGTATCCGGATACCCCGCAAAACCGCCTGGAAGTGTTGCAGCAGTACATTGTGATGCATGACATCCTTGATCAAAAGGCCAAGCAGGAGGGCATCACCGTCAGCGATAAGGAGTTGTCCGACACCGTGGCCCAGTACCGGCAACAGTTGATCCAGTACGTGTACGGCAACGTTGACGCCCTTAACAAAAAAATGACGGAATTGGGATTGACAGACAACGACCTCAAAACCCTAGCAATGGACGACATTTTCTCTCAAAAATATTTCGCGAAACATCTTTCGGTTTCAGACGAGGAAGTTCAGGCCTACTATAAGGATCACCCGGCGGATTACACGATCGCGAAAGTTGCCCATATCCTCGTTAAAACCAAGCAGGAGGCCGAGCAAGTCAAAGCCCGCCTTCTCAAGGGAGAGTCTTTCGCCCAAGTCGCGAAGGAGGTTTCTCTCGACCCCTCCAAGGATCAAGGGGGCGAACTTCCGGAAGGCCCCTTGTCCCAGTGGGTGGGCCCGTTTCAGGATGCCGCTATGAAGCTGCCCATAGGGCAGATCAGCGATCCCGTACAAACTCAATTCGGCTGGCATATCATTCGGGTGGACAGCCGCAAGGTGGAACCGCTGAGTCAGGTGAAGGATCAAATCACGAATAAAGTCATGCAGATGAAGGAACAGCAGTGGTTCAACCAAGCGAAACAGGATGCGCACATCACCATTGAAGACCCGGCCCTGAAGCAGGCGGCCGGGGGGCCCTGA
- the spoVT gene encoding stage V sporulation protein T, whose translation MKATGIVRRIDDLGRVVIPKEIRRTLRIREGDPLEIFVDRDGEVILKKYSPIGELGDFAKEYADSLHESLGHITLICDRDVVIAVAGAPKKDFLDKPVGVDVERAVEDRRTVLDAEPGQWTILRDEPDTYSSRVIAPIIAAGDPIGAVVLLSKNEQVHMGELEKKMAETAAAFLGKQMEQ comes from the coding sequence GTGAAAGCTACGGGCATCGTTCGTCGCATTGATGACTTGGGCCGCGTCGTGATCCCGAAGGAAATCCGTCGGACATTACGGATTCGCGAAGGCGATCCCCTCGAGATCTTTGTCGATCGAGACGGTGAAGTGATCCTGAAAAAGTACTCCCCCATAGGTGAGCTCGGGGATTTTGCGAAGGAATACGCGGATTCCCTGCATGAAAGCCTCGGGCACATCACCTTGATCTGCGATCGAGATGTGGTCATTGCCGTGGCGGGTGCGCCGAAAAAGGATTTTCTCGACAAGCCAGTGGGTGTCGATGTCGAACGCGCGGTGGAGGACAGGAGAACGGTTTTGGACGCCGAACCGGGGCAATGGACCATTCTGCGGGACGAGCCTGACACGTACTCTTCCCGGGTTATTGCGCCGATCATTGCTGCGGGCGACCCCATTGGGGCGGTGGTTCTCCTCTCCAAGAATGAACAGGTCCATATGGGTGAACTGGAAAAGAAAATGGCCGAAACGGCCGCCGCATTCCTCGGGAAACAGATGGAACAATAA